CAATGTCTCCACCTTCAAGAACTGGAATGATTTCTAAACCAAATTCTTTTGCGAACTCGTAGTCACGTTCGTCATGTGCAGGAACTGCCATGATTGCCCCTGTACCATATGAAGCTAACACATAGTCTGCAATCCAAATCGGAATTTGTTTTCCGTTAATTGGATTCACTGCATATGCACCGGTGAAGACACCCGTTTTTTCTTTCGCTAAATCTGTACGTTCAAGGTCAGATTTCATTTTTACTTTTTCTAAATAAGCTTCTACTGCCGCGCGTTGTTCGGCAGATGTAATTTCATCTACTAATTTATGCTCTGGAGCTAGTACACAGTAAGTTGCACCAAATAATGTATCTGGACGTGTTGTAAATACTTCAAATTCTTTATTAGTTCCACTAACAGAAAATTTTACTTGAGCACCTTCAGAACGACCGATCCAGTTTCTTTGCATATCTTTAATAGATTCTGGCCATTCAACATCCTCTAAATCGTCTAGTAAACGATCTGCGTATTTTGTAATGCGCAATACCCATTGGCGCATTGGACGACGCTCAACCGGGTGACCACCGCGCTCGGATTTACCATCAATTACTTCCTCATTAGCAAGAACCGTTCCTAATGCTGGGCACCAGTTCACAGGAATTTCATCTACATAGGCTAAATCCATTTCCACAAGCTTCGTGAAAATCCATTGAGTCCATTTATAATAGCCTGGATCTGTTGTATTGATTTCACGATCCCAGTCATAAGAAAAGCCAAGCTCTTGGATTTGACGTTTAAATGTTTCGATATTTTTAGCAGTAAATTCTGCTGGGTCATTTCCTGTATCTAATGCATATTGCTCCGCAGGTAGTCCGAAAGCATCCCATCCCATTGGATGTAATACATCGAACCCTTGCATTCGTTTATAGCGTGATAGAATGTCTGTTGCTGTATAGCCTTCTGGGTGACCAACGTGTAACCCTGCACCTGAAGGATATGGGAACATATCTAAAGCATAAAATTTAGGCTTTGATGGGTCATCTAATGTTTTAAATGTTTTTTGTTCTGCCCAAATTGTTTGCCACTTTTTTTCAATTTGTTGATGATTAAAACTCATTAAATTTCCTCCTTAAAATTTACAACAGCTATATTTTGGATGTTACATGTAAGTACTGGAGAATTGCTACTATGTAGTAGATTATCCTATTAACGGATAAATTAACAAAATATTTCAAAAAATAAAAAAACTCGTCACCTTCCTAGACAGAAAGGGACGAGAGATACTTTTACTCCCGCGGTACCACCCAAATTAGTGACGCGCACTCAACTCAATTCCTTAACGCGGTTAACGGTTTTAGCTACGTCCTTCGCTAAAACAGACTCAAAGGCGAGTTCAATTTCTACACTTACTAACTTGCACCACCCGCTAGCTCTCTATAAAGCTTTGAAACCTACTATTCCTTCTCACAGTCGCACATATTATAATGAATTCATTTTAATGTAAATATTCAAAAAGTACAAGTATTAAAAGTTAGATTAGAAAGTACTTGCTCATTTAATTATAGTATACAATTCCGTTATTTTAAAACCAATAGATTTATAAGGTTAATTAGTAATATCTATTTTGGGTAAGCAATTATAATTCACATTAAAAAAATGGATTATATTTTTTTCTTTTCGTGGAAGACCCTGATTCTTTCTACATCAAACTAGGCAAGAAAAGTATTATATCTGGGAAAAATAGGAAAATTAGTAGTATCACAAAATCAGCTATGATAAATGGAATTGAACCTTTTAATATTTCAGAGTATTTACTTCCTTTTACAGCACCTTGTATCATAAAAATACTTAATCCAAAAGGTGGTGTTACAAGTGAAATTTCAGCTAAAAATACAACGATGACACCAAACCAAACCGGATCAAATCCTAAATCGATTACAGCCGGTAAAATAATGGGAATTGTTAGGAACATAGCAGATAACATATCAATAAACATTCCTAGGAAAATATACAAAAGACAAATCCCGAACATAATTATCATTGGTGGTACATCAAGGCCAGTTAAAAATGTAGATACCGCATTTGGTATTTGTGAAATTCCTAAAAAATATCCAAATAAGAATGAAGATACAACAATTAAAAAGACAGTTGCAGTAGTTTTTATTGACTCTAAAACTGACCTTTTAAATCCATCAAAAGTTAGCTTTTTAGAGAATATTGTAATGATTAAAGCTAATAGAGCACCAATTGCTCCTGCTTCAGTTGGTGTAAAATAGCCTAAATACAAACCAACCATTATAGCTCCAATAAGAAGCGCAATACCCCAAATTCCTTTTAAGGAATTTACCTTTTCCTTTAATGTATACCTCTCACTTTTCACAGCCCATCTAGGGTTTCTTTTTAATAGGATGAAAACCGTGACAATATATCCGAACGCTATAATAACTCCAGGAACAATTCCAGCGATTAATAGCTTACCTACAGACTGCTCCGCTAATATGGCATAAATAATCATTAGCATGCTAGGTGGAATCATTTGAGCTAACGGTCCAGCCGAAGCTACGATACCATAGGCTAGCCTTCTATTTACACCTAGCCGTTCCATCTCAGGTATAGTAATTTTAGCCAATGTTGCGGTAGAGGCAGGGCCTGATCCATTCGCCGCCCCAAAAGCAGCCCCACCTATAATCGTTGCGTAACATATACCTCCATGCACTCTGTCAAACCATTTATTTATCGAAGAAAACATGTCTGTTGCCAACTGCCCATAGTATACAAAATAGCCCATCAATATAAATAGCGGAATAACTGTAAAAGTATAGTTTGCAACGGTTGAAAACGGGACCATACCCATTAACTTTAAAGTAGGCTCAATACCACTAATTAACCAGTAACCAATAAATCCCACTGCCCCCATTGCGATTGCAACAGGCACTCGTAACATTAGTAACGCAACGACTATGGCAATTCCAATAAAACCAATTGTTAACGTGCTCAAAAATTTCCCCCCTCGATTTCGAGGAACTTAATTAGAACTCTCTGTTTCTATATTCTTGCTTTTATCGAAAATTAAAGTTATTAGATCTACTAAAAATCTTAAACAAAGTACTGTCATTGCTAGAAATACAATTAAACGACCTGGCCAAAATGGAATAGAAATTAGCCCCATTGCTGTTTCACCTGTTTGAAAGGATTCAATGAATTTCCAAAAGCCTTGATATGCAAAAATAGAAGTTAAACCTATTCCTAATAAGTAAATAATTATGTCAGTTATTTTTATTACTATTTTCGGTAAACGATCATTGAATATATCAACACTAATATGCTCTTTATCTGCTTGCACCAAGGAGATTCCCAATAAAGTAACCCCAACCATTAATTGACCAGCTATTTCAAAAATACCCGGGATACTAAAATTCACAAACTTTCGTAATAACGATTCCATACTAATCACTATCATTAGCGCGATTAATAAAGTGCCACCCAAATACATTAACCAAAGTTCAAGCTGCTTCTGGAATTTGAGAAATGTATTCATTTATTTTTACCTCCTCAACTTTGACCTCCATTAGCTTGGAATTCTTGATCATATTGTTCAATCAGTTCTCTAAATCGATCTAGTATTTCTTGAGCTGGTTTATCAGAACGTTCTTCTACCCATTTTTCCCACACATTTTCTTCTGCAATTCTTTGTAATTCCGCTAAATCTTCATCAGAAACCTCATTAATTTTCACACCAGCATCTAAATATTTTTGTTTCGCTTCTGCTTCCCCTTCCGTCTGATAAATACGATGGAAATCCACTGCATTTTCAATGGCTGCTTCTTTAAACACTTGCTTTAAGTCATCAGGAAGTTGGTTATATTTATCTGTGTTCATTCCAAAAAGACCACCCTGACTTCCAATCGGTAATTCCCAAACACTACCTGCGATTTCATGGATTCCATATGTTGATGAAGAAGTATAACCTAATAATCCTCCATCAACCGCACCACGCTCCATTGCCTCAAAGCTTTCAGGCATTGTGACACCGACTGATACAGCGCCAAATGCTTCTGCTAATAGTGCCTGTGAGCCAGAAGCAATTACTTTTAAATTGTTTAAATCGTCAAAACTACCTACATCTGTTTTTGAAATGATGTGATAAGATGGCAGTGCCCAACCGCCCAGAATGGAAATATTTCTATCTTCAAATTCCGATCGTAATTCTGGGAACTCTTCGTATAAATCCATTAACGCACGTGTTCCAGTCCATTGATCTTTCCATAGGGCAGGTAATGATTCGATTGTACCTAGTGGGTTTGCAGCAGGTGTATAACTAGGAACAACTGCTGCCACATCCGTAATTCCGGCACTAACAGCATCAGCTACATCTGCTGGTTTTACTAACGCATCTCCATAATATCGTTCAAATATAATGCGTCCATTCGACTTTTCCTCTACAGAGTCTAAAAATGCATCAAAGCCTTTTGATAATGAGGCTGTTTTAGGTGATTGAATCGTTGATTTAAGTACAAATGTCTGTTCTGAACCATTTGTACTCGCTTCACTTGTCGTTCCTTCATTCGTTTCAGAAGAATTATTAGTTGATGTTTGACTATTCCCACAAGCAGCCAAAACAATAATAGACAAAGCTGTCAATAAAGCCATAAACCATTTTTTCAAACACCTATCCCCTTTCATTTACACGGATTTGATTTCTTAAAACCCCAAGACCTTCAACCTCTAATTCAATAATGTCTCCATCATTTAAAAACTTCCCTAACTCTAATCCACACCCTCTACCTACTGTTCCTGAGCCTAAAATATCTCCGGGAACTAATGGCTCTGATTGTGAAACATATTCGATAATGTCTTCAAAAGTACGATACATTGTAGATGTACTTCCTTGACTCCAAACTTCTCCATTTACCCGGGCAGTCATTGAAAGATTGTAAACGTTTTCAATTTCATCAACTGTTACTAAGTATGGTCCCATTGCAGTACAGAAATCTTTTCCCTTCGCAGGACCTAAACGACCTTCCATTTCACTTAGCTGAGTATCTCGCGCAGTAAAATCGTTATAAATTAAAAATCCTGCAATATAATTCGATGCCTCACTAGCTGTTACATTTTCAGCTCTTTTTCCAATGACACAAGCAAACTCTAATTCGTAATCCCTAACCTTTGAATATGCTGGCCATACACATTCTTCTTCTGTACCAATTATTGTTGATGCTACCGTTTTATAATAGATTGGTCTTTCATACCAAACCTTCGGAACAGTCCCACCTAATGATACCGTCCCGTTTTTTGAATCATCCACTGAAATCGATGCATTTAATGAATTACGAAAATGTTCTTCAAAGGATAAAAAATCACGTATTGTAGGAGGATTTTTAATTGGGGCATGTATTTTTATTTCGTCTTTACTGTAAATAATCTTTTCATAATCGTTAGTTGGTAAAGCTTCTTTTGAAAACTCAACAGCTTTTTTTGCAGCTTCCATTGAATATGTGCCGCCTTCTAAAAATTTTGTCATGTCACTTGGTAGTAAGATATTAGCGATATCAAACACTCTATTTTGATCTACATCTGTGTATTGTCGTAAATAGCTTCTATAACTTGCTGCTAAGTCTACAATTTGATCATCTACTAATGCCCCTAGTCTTTCAAAAAATGGATAACTATTCTTCACTGAAAACGAACATAATTTCAATACTTTTCCCCCTAATCTTCTATAATCGCTACTGGACGAACCCAACCTGCACTCGCTTTAAAAATAGAAATCGGAATACATACAACTTTAAAACCGAATGGTGGTAACTTATCAAGATTTGCCATTTTTTCAATTTGACAATACTCTTTATACATGCCAACTCGGTGTGCTTCCCAAATGACACTAGGATCTTTCGTTTCTTTAAATTTTTCAGCAATCATTGCAAAGGGAATATCAAATCCCATCGCATCTGTCCCAATAATCTTAATCCCTTTATCGATTAAATAATGGGTTGCTTCTGCACTCATCCCTGGAAATTCTGAATAATATTCAGCAGTTCCTAACTTTTTATCTGCATCAAATCGAAGAAAAACAATATCACCTTCTTTTAACTCATAATTTACTTTCTCTAAATAATTGTCGATATCCTCGATGCTCACCGTTTGACCTGGCTTCATATACGTAAAATCAAATACAAAACCATCACCAAAAAACCACTCTAATGGTAGTTCATCAATTGTACGAGCAGGCTTACCATCAGTTGTTGGGTAATAATGATAAGGTGCATCAAGATGTGTACCTGAATGAGTTGTTAAAGAGACAGATTCCGACGCCCATCCATAACCGTTTGGTAAATCCTTTTCTTCACAGCCTAGAACTTTCGTTATTTGTGGAACGGACTTCAAATGGTCTTGATATTCAATTTCAGCAGTTAACACTTTATTTATCGGATCTTTTAACTCCTCTGGATTTGGATTTTTCAACGTAACGGATAAATCTATAATTCTCATTTTAAATTCCCCCTCTTTTCATATATCTAATAATTTCTTCAAATCTTTTCCATACTTTTTAGTTGTTTCTTCATTTAAGTCATCTATTAGTCTATTTATATAAATGTCGTGTCTTATGTAATTTAATGTAGTATGGACGACAGCTAGATTACTTGTAAACACTGCATAAGTGTTTGTTTGGTCAAATTGGCAATTCCCTACTTTCTCCTCATCAACTACGATATTAAATTCTCTTTTATGTCTTTCCCGCACAATGTCCAGTTCAAAATGAATCGTATTTTTCCACTCAAACAAACTTGATGGCTCATCAAACATTAACGATACGATCTTTACATTTCGTTCATATGCATCTTTTAAGTCTTCGTATAAGATTGAAACAATTTCATTCCAACCACATAAATAAATGGAGGTTTTACTCTTTTGAATAAATTTTTTTATTGTATCGATTGCGATTTCATAATCCGTAATTTGATAAAGTTCCTTCACGACTAAATTATTGATTGGATGATTTTGAACATTTTTTAATTCTGTTTTTAGTAACGTTAAATTCTCTAAAAAGTCCGTAGAATATCTATCAATTATTTTCCGGTAAGGGACAGGTGTGTACATGACTCTTGTATTACTCTTCCCTTCTCCATAAACAATCGATATAAACTCCTTTTCAACCATTTTCTTTAAGCAGCTATAAACCTTCGCACCAGGTACCCCCGATAAATTAGCAATCATATTCCCATTTAATGGACTTTGTTTTAAAAGTGCTAGATAAATTCTAGATTCATATTCAGTAAAATCTAATTTCCTTAAGGCGTTAATAATCGTTTCGTATGTTTCAATTTTTAAATCCCCCCTTTTTAAAGCCAGTGTATGAAAGCACTTTCATTCTTATGTCACTACCCAGGTTGTAAAATGGAAAAATTACCGTTTTAAGTTCTTGATTACATTTGGAAACCTTTTTTCTTATAAAAAAACAAAAGCGTTGCACAAACCGATGTTTGTGCAACGCTTTAAAAATTGTATAAAATTAGCTGAATTATTAAAAATGCTTGGTACTATTTTAAAGGGCGATCGTAAAGTAAACATGGAATAATAGCTAAAATAAAGATTAAACAAAGTACCCATAGTAATATTTCCATATTAAATTGATCGACCATAATCCCCCCAAAAAACGGACCAATCATACGACCAATAGAACCTGCGCTTGTAACAATCCCCTGATACATTCCCTCTAGACCTTTTGGTGACAGTCGACTTGCAATCGCTGGAATCGCTGGCCAAACTAATATTTCACCTAATGTGATAATGACCATAGCTACTGCAAATATCGTGAAACTTTCTGCAAATTGAATGACAACAAATGAAAGCATCATTACAATAACACCAACAACTAATTGCATTTTAATTTTATGTTCATAACGATTTAAGATAGGGCTAACCAATGGTTGAATCGTTATAATTAATAGGCCATTAATCGTCCATAATAAACCATATTCTTGTAAACTAATTCCCAATCCTTGCATATGAGAAGACATTGTTGATGCCCATTGTGAATAGGCAATTGTTGCTAATAAAAAGACAGAGGATACAATGAGCAATGAATATAATGTTGCTTTATCTTTTCTTTTTTCATTTTCATGATCTGTTACTAAATTATCTTTCTCTTCTTTTTTTCTTGATGAAGTATGAACCTCTAAATTTCGATATCCGAAAAATGCAATCATAAAAAAGATGATGTACAATGCTAAATTGGACATAAAGATATAGGTAAAACTAAACTGTGCTATCGGGCCTGCTAATGCCGGACCAATTGCAACACCAACATTTTGAGCAATATACATTGTATTAAAGCCTCTTCTGCCCCCTTCTGGCCAAAGCACCCCAACCATCGCAAACATGGATGGAAAGACAATTCCACTACCAAATCCCATAATCGTTAAAAAGATGACATAATGTGGCCAACCATGCCAGAAAGTTAAACCTGTTAAAGCTAAAGTAGTAATTCCAATCCCTAATATTATGGATTTATAACCACCGATTCGATCAAATAAATATCCCCCTATTAAACTTCCTAATACCCCTGCACCTGAATTAATCAATAAAATAAAACCAGCAATTGTTAAAGACTGCCCTAAATGATCATGCATGTAAATTGTATTAATAGGCCAAATTAGTGAGCTACCAATATTATTTACGAGCATACCAATAACTAAAAGCCAAATACTTTTAGGCATGTTTTTTCCTCCGTTATCACATCTCGTACTCAATAATCATATTACGCCAAAAAATAATAGTATTCTTCTTTATCCAAAAGGACAAGAGAAATTTAAAAAAATATATAAGTTCAATTACTTTTTAGAATAGTTTGTGTGCTAGCCATAACAGGAGCAGTACCTAGCACCAAGGGAGATCACGTGGTAGAATAGAGAGCTAGAGGAGTGAATGAAATGTCAGAACAAAATTTTCCCTTTCCATCTGATGGAAAGCGTTATTATACATGGAATCGATATTTACGAGATACATTTGGACATAAAGTATATAAGGTAGCGCTTGATGCTGGATTTGATTGTCCAAATAGAGATGGTACTGTTGCATTTGGGGGCTGTACTTTCTGTAGTGCTGCAGGTAGTGGAGATTTCGCTGGCGATCGTGTTGATCCAATCCCCGTACAATTCGAAAAGATTAAATCAAAAATGCAAGAAAAGTGGAAAGATGGTAAAACGATGGCCTATTTCCAAGCATATACAAATACCCATGCTCCACTTCCCGTTTTAAAGGAAAAATTCGAGGCAGCGCTAGCTTGTGAAGGTGTAATGGGATTAAGTATTGCGACAAGACCTGATTGTCTACCAGATGATGTGGTGGAATACTTGGCTGAATTGAATGAACGAACTTATTTATGGGTTGAGCTTGGTCTTCAAACGGTTCACGAAAAAACAGCAAATTTAATCAACCGCGCACATGATTATGCAACTTATGTAGAAGGTGTTGAAAAGCTCCGAAAGCACGGTATTCGTGTTTGTACACACATTATAAATGGACTACCATTGGAAGATTACGACATGATGATGGAAACAGCCCGTGAAGTAGCAAAACTTGATGTTCAAGGGATCAAAATTCACTTACTGCATCTATTAAAAGGTACACCACTTGTAAAGCAATATGAAAAAGGTATGCTTGAATTTCTGGAAAAGGATCAGTACATTCAACTTGTTGCAGATCAATTAGAAATCATACCACCTGAAATGATTGTTCACCGTATTACAGGTGACGGTCCGATTGATTTAATGATTGGACCAATGTGGAGCGTGAATAAATGGGAAGTGCTAAATGGAATAGATGCTGAGCTTGAACGACGTGGAAGCTGGCAAGGAAAACATTATCAAGTAGAAGTGAAGAAATAATGAAGCTACAAAGAGTACTACAATACGCACAATTCTTACTTTCTGAAGTTATCGAAGAGGGAGACATTGCAGTTGATGCAACAGCAGGCAATGGGCATGATACATTATTTTTAGCTGAATTAGTTGGAAAAACAGGTCATGTCTACTCCTTTGACATACAACAGGAAGCGATTGAAGCAACGACAGCTCGTTTGAAGGAGCATCGTTTAAGTGACCGCTCAACTGTTATTTTAGATGGACATCAACATGTTGGAAATTACGTAAAAGATAAAATAGCTGGAGCAGTTTTTAACTTAGGATATTTACCTGGAGCGAATCATGACATTATTACAAAGGGTGAAACAACCATCCAAGCGATTGATAGTTTACTATCGTTATTAAAAATAGGTGGCATGATTGTACTTGTTGTTTATCACGGACATGAAGGTGGAAAAGAGGAACGTAATGCAGTGATTGAATATGTAAGTGATTTACCACAAAAACATGTTCATGTCCTTCGATATGAATTCATTAATCAGAAAAACGATCCACCATTTATTATCGCTTTAGAGAAAGTAAAAGAATTTACAAATTGAACTTCAGAGAGTTTCAGGAAGGTACATCTATATCTGTTCGATTCTTAAAGTCGTTCTTCTAAATAAGAAAAAAGCATTGCGATACGATCGCAATGCTTTCTTTTTACTTTTTAGAATTTTCTTCGTTATATGTTTCCCAGAATTCTGCATTCTTTATGCCGAGTTTCTTCGGGTCAAATACAGGGTCTTTTCCTTCTCTTTTTTGTGCTTCGTAATCCTTCAAGGCCATAAGCGCTGGCTTCATTAATATTAATATGGCAATGACATTTACCCAAACCATTAAACCAAGTCCTAAGTCACCAAATTTCCAAGCAAGCTCAGAAGTACGAACTGCACCGAAGAAGGTAGAAACAATAAGTACTACTTGTAAAATACGTGTAATAATTCCTTCCGTTTTACCGGAGAATAAATAGGCGACATTCGTTTCTGCGATATAGTAATAAGCCATAATCGTTGTAAATGCAAAGAAGAATAATGCTATCGCTACAAATCCAGAACCAAAATTATTAAATGCAGGGAAAGCTTCATTTACAGCAAGCTGAGTAAAATCACTAAATGTATGACCTTCTACATTTTGAACTATTGATTCACCATTTTCATTATCAACATTGACGTTATATGTTCCCATAAATAAAATCATTAACGCTGTAGCAGTACAAACAATTAATGTATCAATATAAACTGAAGCAGTTTGTACTAAACCTTGTTTAGCTGGGTGAGATACTTCTGCAGCGGCTGCAGCATGAGGTCCTGTCCCTTGACCAGCTTCATTTGAATAAATCGCACGTTTTACACCCCATGCAATAGCAGCACCAATCATTCCACCAAATGTTGCATCCAGTGTAAATGCACTATTAATGATAAGCGAAAATACTGCAGGTACTTCAGATATATTCATGATGATTACGACGAACGCTAATAATACATATGCAATTGCCATAAATGGAACAATTACTTGAGCAGCATTGGCAATACGCTTAACACCACCGATAATAATAAACCCTAGAATTAGTACAACAAATAGTCCAGTAATCCATGGTTCGATATGAAAGGCATTTTTTATCGCACTAGAGATTGCCTCTGATTGAACTCCGGGCATTAAAACTGCAACAGCTAATATTGCTGATAGTGCAAAAATTACCCCAAACCAACGCTGCCCTGTACCTTTTTCAATATAATACGCCGGTCCGCCTCGATATACTCCATTTTTTTTCACTTTATATATTTGAGCTAAAGTTGACTCTATGTATGCAGTAGAAGCACCGACAAAAGCAGTGACCCACATCCAAAATATAGCTCCAGGTCCACCAAAGGCTATGGCAGATGCAGTACCAACAATATTACCAGTACCAACACGACCAGATAGCGCCATTGTTAATGCCTGGAATGAACTAACACCTGCTTCAGATTTTTCTCCCTTAAACATTAGAGAAAACATATCTTTTATTCTTCTAATTTGAACAAATTTTGTTAGAAAGGTAAATAATAAACCTACCCCTAGTATTCCGTAAATCATTACGGGTCCCCATAATATGCCATTTAGCCAATCAACAATATTCTCAATCATTCGAACACCCCTTATTCTTCTAATTCCGTTGTAATATTCAATATATTATATAAATTTATATTATTCAATATATTTTCTGAATATAGATTGTCAGAATATTCTGTTGCATGAATGAATTGTTTTATAAAAAGATTAACATCGTTACTAACAATCAGTAATATCAATCAATAATATACCCGAGTCCACGTGTTGTATTATTTATAAAATCTCTAGTATACATAAAGACTTGTTCACGTTCTAAATCATGAAATAGATTGTGGTAGCTTAGCGGCCATTCTTTGAATTGAAATTCCGTTGAAGATTGGAGTAACAACCATTTTCTCGCCTGCTCAACATCTGTAATTTTATCCTGCTTTGCGGTCATAAGAAGAATCGGAATCGCTAATTGACTTGTTGAAGGCACAAACAAATTTTTCATTATTAATTGGATTTCCTTGTACCAACTAACGGTCACATTTGTTTTGTAAACTAAATTATCATCCATTTCTTGATATCCCTGAAGACTATTCGTTAATGCTTTTTTATTGATATCCAAAGTTAATTTCATATTAGATGTAAGGGAGCCAAGATTGGCTAATGCACTTTTTATTAAACTTCCATGCTTTTGTAAGGCAAACCAAGGGGAGCTAAGAATCACACCTGCACAAGCAACTTTGTTTTTCTTTAAATAATGAACAGCCAATGTCCCTCCTAATCCATGACCAATAATGTAGACTGGTAATTCATATGACAATGCACTCTCCATTAAATTATGAATATATATACTATATTCATTTACTGTCTCATCATGAATTCTAGAATACTTCCCTTCTTCTCCGTGCCCTGGTAAATCACCCATCACAACATGATATCCTTCTACCCTCAACTTTTCGATTAGCCAAGCGTACCATCGATGATGCTCAAATGCACTATGTATAATAACTACTACAGCCTTTGCATGTTCTTCTGTTTCCCATTTCCACATTTTTATTCCTCCTACCAACATATCTATATGTGATATGGGCATTAATACCATTTATATTTTCATTCCAAATTGTATCTGATACGATGATAATATAATTTTACTTGGAAATGAGGAGATTTTCGATGATTTATCCTTTTAAAGAAAAAAGTCCGAATATACACAATACAGTGTTTATTGCAGATCATGCAGTCGTCACTGGTGATGTAACAATTGGTGAGGGTACAACGGTATGGTTTAATACGGTGATTCGTGG
Above is a genomic segment from Lysinibacillus sp. PLM2 containing:
- a CDS encoding transcriptional regulator; the encoded protein is MIANLSGVPGAKVYSCLKKMVEKEFISIVYGEGKSNTRVMYTPVPYRKIIDRYSTDFLENLTLLKTELKNVQNHPINNLVVKELYQITDYEIAIDTIKKFIQKSKTSIYLCGWNEIVSILYEDLKDAYERNVKIVSLMFDEPSSLFEWKNTIHFELDIVRERHKREFNIVVDEEKVGNCQFDQTNTYAVFTSNLAVVHTTLNYIRHDIYINRLIDDLNEETTKKYGKDLKKLLDI
- the yttB gene encoding putative MFS-type transporter YttB codes for the protein MPKSIWLLVIGMLVNNIGSSLIWPINTIYMHDHLGQSLTIAGFILLINSGAGVLGSLIGGYLFDRIGGYKSIILGIGITTLALTGLTFWHGWPHYVIFLTIMGFGSGIVFPSMFAMVGVLWPEGGRRGFNTMYIAQNVGVAIGPALAGPIAQFSFTYIFMSNLALYIIFFMIAFFGYRNLEVHTSSRKKEEKDNLVTDHENEKRKDKATLYSLLIVSSVFLLATIAYSQWASTMSSHMQGLGISLQEYGLLWTINGLLIITIQPLVSPILNRYEHKIKMQLVVGVIVMMLSFVVIQFAESFTIFAVAMVIITLGEILVWPAIPAIASRLSPKGLEGMYQGIVTSAGSIGRMIGPFFGGIMVDQFNMEILLWVLCLIFILAIIPCLLYDRPLK
- a CDS encoding C4-dicarboxylate ABC transporter permease yields the protein MSTLTIGFIGIAIVVALLMLRVPVAIAMGAVGFIGYWLISGIEPTLKLMGMVPFSTVANYTFTVIPLFILMGYFVYYGQLATDMFSSINKWFDRVHGGICYATIIGGAAFGAANGSGPASTATLAKITIPEMERLGVNRRLAYGIVASAGPLAQMIPPSMLMIIYAILAEQSVGKLLIAGIVPGVIIAFGYIVTVFILLKRNPRWAVKSERYTLKEKVNSLKGIWGIALLIGAIMVGLYLGYFTPTEAGAIGALLALIITIFSKKLTFDGFKRSVLESIKTTATVFLIVVSSFLFGYFLGISQIPNAVSTFLTGLDVPPMIIMFGICLLYIFLGMFIDMLSAMFLTIPIILPAVIDLGFDPVWFGVIVVFLAEISLVTPPFGLSIFMIQGAVKGSKYSEILKGSIPFIIADFVILLIFLFFPDIILFLPSLM
- a CDS encoding TIGR01212 family radical SAM protein, whose amino-acid sequence is MSEQNFPFPSDGKRYYTWNRYLRDTFGHKVYKVALDAGFDCPNRDGTVAFGGCTFCSAAGSGDFAGDRVDPIPVQFEKIKSKMQEKWKDGKTMAYFQAYTNTHAPLPVLKEKFEAALACEGVMGLSIATRPDCLPDDVVEYLAELNERTYLWVELGLQTVHEKTANLINRAHDYATYVEGVEKLRKHGIRVCTHIINGLPLEDYDMMMETAREVAKLDVQGIKIHLLHLLKGTPLVKQYEKGMLEFLEKDQYIQLVADQLEIIPPEMIVHRITGDGPIDLMIGPMWSVNKWEVLNGIDAELERRGSWQGKHYQVEVKK
- a CDS encoding ABC transporter substrate-binding protein, which produces MKKWFMALLTALSIIVLAACGNSQTSTNNSSETNEGTTSEASTNGSEQTFVLKSTIQSPKTASLSKGFDAFLDSVEEKSNGRIIFERYYGDALVKPADVADAVSAGITDVAAVVPSYTPAANPLGTIESLPALWKDQWTGTRALMDLYEEFPELRSEFEDRNISILGGWALPSYHIISKTDVGSFDDLNNLKVIASGSQALLAEAFGAVSVGVTMPESFEAMERGAVDGGLLGYTSSSTYGIHEIAGSVWELPIGSQGGLFGMNTDKYNQLPDDLKQVFKEAAIENAVDFHRIYQTEGEAEAKQKYLDAGVKINEVSDEDLAELQRIAEENVWEKWVEERSDKPAQEILDRFRELIEQYDQEFQANGGQS
- a CDS encoding 2-hydroxyhepta-2,4-diene-1,7-dioate isomerase, whose translation is MKLCSFSVKNSYPFFERLGALVDDQIVDLAASYRSYLRQYTDVDQNRVFDIANILLPSDMTKFLEGGTYSMEAAKKAVEFSKEALPTNDYEKIIYSKDEIKIHAPIKNPPTIRDFLSFEEHFRNSLNASISVDDSKNGTVSLGGTVPKVWYERPIYYKTVASTIIGTEEECVWPAYSKVRDYELEFACVIGKRAENVTASEASNYIAGFLIYNDFTARDTQLSEMEGRLGPAKGKDFCTAMGPYLVTVDEIENVYNLSMTARVNGEVWSQGSTSTMYRTFEDIIEYVSQSEPLVPGDILGSGTVGRGCGLELGKFLNDGDIIELEVEGLGVLRNQIRVNERG
- a CDS encoding rRNA methyltransferase, which produces MKLQRVLQYAQFLLSEVIEEGDIAVDATAGNGHDTLFLAELVGKTGHVYSFDIQQEAIEATTARLKEHRLSDRSTVILDGHQHVGNYVKDKIAGAVFNLGYLPGANHDIITKGETTIQAIDSLLSLLKIGGMIVLVVYHGHEGGKEERNAVIEYVSDLPQKHVHVLRYEFINQKNDPPFIIALEKVKEFTN